A stretch of Dyella sp. BiH032 DNA encodes these proteins:
- a CDS encoding NrdJb encodes MAIKIEKKIKGYNVVKPEDKAAPAVAAAPAAPKEAPKAEVIQMHESLERPETLVGSTYKIKSPLFEHALYVTVNDIVLNAGTPYEQRRPFEIFINSKNMDHFQWIVALTRIISAVFRKGGDVTFLVEEMKAVFDPRGGYFKPGGIYMPSIVAEIGAVIEQHMKTIGLIHDPEMDESTKRLIAEKRAAYEAGAAKKNSEVSAAPTVAAAEPVAEGEAGGNGFPPGATLCAKCNTKALVLMDGCQTCLNCGYSKCG; translated from the coding sequence ATGGCGATCAAGATCGAAAAGAAGATCAAGGGCTACAACGTCGTCAAGCCCGAGGACAAGGCCGCGCCCGCCGTAGCCGCCGCCCCCGCCGCGCCCAAAGAGGCGCCCAAGGCAGAGGTCATCCAGATGCACGAGAGCCTGGAGCGCCCCGAGACGCTCGTCGGCTCCACCTACAAGATCAAGTCGCCGCTGTTCGAGCATGCGTTGTACGTCACCGTCAACGACATCGTGCTCAACGCCGGCACCCCCTACGAGCAGCGCCGCCCCTTCGAGATCTTCATCAACTCGAAGAACATGGACCACTTCCAGTGGATCGTCGCGCTCACCCGCATCATCTCCGCCGTGTTCCGCAAGGGCGGCGACGTCACCTTCCTGGTGGAAGAGATGAAAGCGGTGTTCGACCCACGCGGCGGCTACTTCAAGCCCGGCGGCATCTACATGCCCAGCATCGTCGCCGAGATCGGCGCGGTGATCGAGCAGCACATGAAAACCATCGGCCTGATCCACGATCCGGAGATGGACGAGTCGACCAAGCGGTTGATTGCCGAGAAGCGCGCTGCCTATGAGGCTGGCGCGGCAAAAAAAAACTCTGAAGTAAGCGCAGCTCCGACTGTCGCAGCCGCCGAGCCGGTGGCGGAAGGGGAGGCGGGCGGTAATGGTTTCCCGCCGGGGGCTACCTTGTGCGCCAAGTGCAATACGAAGGCGCTGGTGTTGATGGATGGGTGCCAGACTTGTTTGAATTGTGGGTATAGCAAGTGTGGGTGA
- a CDS encoding substrate-binding domain-containing protein has translation MSFRLARILSVALLGVAAATAVHAAPKAKSSKKAAQPAAPTLIWRGDQATARGLVTDVAKAYEKSGKGKIEVQPFNTASGLDAVAKGTADFAGSARGPDGTAERSLVFTPVAWDALVMITYPSNPVNSLTLKQMHDIYYGKITNWKEVGGNDEPINLYAVASPGDGVEYSLRKLLFGRGNQPVAAPRLYVNTAKLEEAVTLDPKALGVTTLAGITGNRKVKALSVNGAPASPATVKDGSYPLFIPVYLITNDSSPKAAQLKVFMDFLTTAPAREVARKHDLVPYDEAPALADLDASRRPKILAEVGARPVVEEPTPTPVAAPGATYASRSAIAPTSELTQQAKQDLQARNDATTEKKAEASAAATANATAAATSAALDKTYTVNKGDTLSVIAKKYSVTVTDLRSWNGLKNDNVKIGQVLKVSL, from the coding sequence ATGTCTTTCCGTCTCGCACGCATCCTTTCCGTCGCGTTGCTCGGCGTGGCCGCCGCCACCGCCGTGCATGCCGCACCCAAGGCCAAGTCCTCCAAGAAAGCCGCCCAGCCGGCGGCGCCCACGCTGATCTGGCGCGGCGACCAGGCGACCGCGCGCGGCCTGGTGACCGACGTGGCCAAGGCCTATGAGAAGTCCGGCAAGGGCAAGATCGAGGTGCAGCCGTTCAATACCGCCTCGGGCCTGGATGCCGTGGCCAAGGGCACGGCGGATTTCGCCGGCAGCGCCCGCGGCCCGGACGGCACGGCCGAGCGCAGCCTGGTGTTCACGCCGGTGGCGTGGGACGCGCTGGTGATGATCACCTACCCGTCCAACCCGGTGAACAGCCTGACGCTGAAGCAGATGCACGACATCTACTACGGCAAGATCACCAACTGGAAGGAAGTCGGCGGCAATGACGAGCCGATCAACCTGTATGCCGTGGCCAGCCCCGGCGACGGCGTGGAATACAGCCTGCGCAAGCTGCTGTTCGGCCGCGGCAATCAGCCGGTGGCGGCGCCGCGCCTGTACGTGAATACCGCGAAGCTGGAAGAAGCGGTGACGCTGGACCCGAAGGCGCTGGGCGTGACCACGCTGGCGGGCATCACCGGCAACCGCAAGGTGAAGGCCCTCAGCGTCAACGGCGCCCCAGCCAGCCCGGCCACGGTGAAGGACGGCAGCTATCCGCTGTTCATCCCGGTCTACCTGATCACCAACGACAGCAGCCCGAAGGCCGCGCAGCTGAAGGTGTTCATGGACTTCCTGACGACCGCCCCGGCGCGTGAGGTGGCCCGCAAGCACGACCTGGTGCCGTACGACGAAGCGCCGGCGCTGGCGGACCTGGACGCGTCGCGCCGTCCGAAGATCCTGGCCGAAGTGGGCGCCCGCCCGGTGGTGGAAGAGCCCACCCCGACGCCGGTCGCCGCGCCGGGCGCCACCTACGCTTCGCGTTCGGCCATCGCGCCGACCTCGGAGCTGACCCAGCAGGCCAAGCAGGACTTGCAGGCCCGCAACGACGCCACCACCGAGAAGAAGGCCGAAGCCAGCGCCGCGGCGACCGCGAACGCGACGGCGGCTGCTACGTCCGCCGCGCTGGACAAGACCTACACCGTGAACAAGGGCGACACGCTGTCGGTGATCGCCAAGAAGTACTCGGTGACGGTGACCGACCTGCGCAGCTGGAACGGCCTGAAGAACGACAACGTGAAGATCGGCCAGGTGCTGAAGGTGAGCCTCTGA
- a CDS encoding DUF4126 domain-containing protein, translating to MDMLSNVALAGGLAWASGIRLYATVFLAGLLGRLGYVHLPSALEILADPWMLGVSGVLMVGEFLADKVPAFDSVWDAIHTFIRIPAGTLLAWGVFKEASPAMQAAAALLGGALVSSTHLAKSGSRALINTSPEPFSNWGASVGEDLTWAGMFYLMWQHPLALLVALGLFVLLMLWLLPKILRGLRAVVRTLRRLLGGTEDAAPLER from the coding sequence ATGGACATGCTGTCGAACGTCGCGCTCGCGGGCGGCCTGGCCTGGGCCAGCGGCATCCGCCTCTATGCCACGGTTTTTCTCGCGGGTCTGCTTGGCCGCCTTGGCTACGTGCACCTGCCGTCCGCGCTGGAGATCCTCGCCGATCCCTGGATGCTCGGCGTCTCCGGCGTGCTGATGGTCGGGGAATTCCTGGCCGACAAGGTGCCCGCCTTCGACAGCGTGTGGGACGCCATCCACACCTTCATCCGCATCCCCGCCGGCACGCTGCTCGCCTGGGGCGTATTCAAGGAAGCCTCGCCCGCCATGCAGGCCGCCGCGGCCCTGCTCGGTGGCGCGCTGGTCTCCAGCACGCATTTGGCGAAATCCGGCAGCCGCGCGCTGATCAACACCTCGCCCGAACCCTTCAGCAACTGGGGCGCGAGCGTCGGCGAAGACCTTACCTGGGCCGGCATGTTCTACCTGATGTGGCAGCACCCGCTGGCGCTGCTGGTGGCGCTGGGCCTGTTCGTGTTGCTGATGCTCTGGCTGCTGCCGAAGATCCTGCGCGGGCTGCGCGCGGTGGTGCGCACGTTGCGGCGGCTGTTGGGTGGAACGGAGGACGCCGCGCCACTGGAGCGGTGA
- a CDS encoding Do family serine endopeptidase, translated as MPLRRFRPLAALFAALLGAAVPLASHAALPTTVDGQPMPSLAPMLEKVTPAVVNISTKTRVQVRDPFFDDPMFRQFFGLQGVPRERVAQSLGSGVIVDAAKGYVLTNNHVVGGADDITVTLQDGRDFKGKLIGTDPDTDVAVVQIQATGLQALPLADSAKLRVGDFVVAVGDPFGLGQTVTSGIVSALGRSGLGGTGYQNFIQTDASINPGNSGGALVNLRGELVGINTMIFSPSGGNVGIGFAIPTNLSRDVMQQLIAHGKVSRGNLGLETQEITPRIAQVLGLKNTNGVVVTRVSAGSAAESAEVEVGDVITAIDGKPLRSAQDLRNAEGLLPVGSTVKLTVQRNGTSRDVTAKLVPEKLATVDGASLDARLTGVIFSELSQNLRSQGVAGVTVQSVRPGSRAALAGLSAGDVVLGVGNARIPNLGTLKRLAGVKPRQLVLVVSDEDGVRYVDVR; from the coding sequence ATGCCGCTACGTCGTTTCCGCCCCCTCGCCGCTCTGTTCGCCGCCCTGCTTGGCGCCGCCGTGCCGCTGGCCAGCCACGCCGCCCTGCCCACCACGGTGGACGGGCAGCCGATGCCCTCGCTGGCGCCGATGCTGGAGAAGGTGACACCGGCGGTGGTGAACATCTCGACCAAGACGCGCGTGCAAGTGCGCGACCCATTCTTCGACGACCCGATGTTCCGCCAGTTCTTCGGCCTGCAGGGCGTGCCGCGCGAGCGGGTGGCGCAGAGCCTGGGCTCGGGCGTGATCGTGGACGCGGCCAAGGGTTACGTGCTGACCAATAACCACGTGGTGGGCGGCGCGGACGACATTACGGTGACCTTGCAGGACGGGCGCGACTTCAAGGGCAAGCTGATCGGCACCGACCCGGACACGGACGTGGCGGTGGTGCAGATCCAGGCCACCGGCTTGCAGGCGCTGCCGCTGGCGGACTCGGCCAAGCTGCGCGTCGGCGATTTCGTGGTGGCCGTAGGCGACCCGTTCGGCCTGGGGCAGACAGTGACCTCGGGCATCGTGTCGGCGCTGGGGCGTTCCGGGCTGGGCGGCACGGGCTACCAGAACTTCATCCAGACGGATGCCTCGATCAACCCCGGCAACTCCGGCGGCGCGCTGGTGAACCTGCGCGGCGAGCTGGTGGGCATCAACACGATGATCTTCTCGCCCTCGGGCGGCAACGTGGGCATCGGCTTCGCCATCCCCACCAATCTCAGCCGCGACGTGATGCAGCAGCTGATCGCGCACGGCAAGGTGAGCCGCGGCAACCTGGGGCTGGAAACGCAGGAGATCACCCCGCGCATCGCCCAGGTGCTGGGCCTGAAGAACACCAACGGCGTGGTGGTGACGCGGGTGAGCGCCGGCTCCGCCGCCGAGAGCGCCGAAGTGGAAGTGGGCGACGTGATCACCGCGATCGACGGCAAGCCGCTGCGCAGCGCACAAGACCTGCGCAACGCCGAAGGCCTGCTGCCGGTGGGCAGCACGGTGAAGCTGACCGTGCAGCGCAACGGCACCAGCCGCGACGTGACCGCCAAGCTGGTGCCGGAGAAGCTCGCCACCGTGGACGGCGCCTCGCTCGACGCACGCCTGACTGGCGTGATCTTCAGCGAGCTGTCGCAGAACCTGCGCAGCCAGGGCGTGGCCGGCGTGACCGTGCAGAGCGTGCGCCCCGGCAGCCGCGCCGCGCTGGCCGGGTTGAGCGCGGGGGATGTGGTGCTTGGCGTGGGCAACGCGCGGATTCCGAACCTGGGCACGTTGAAAAGGCTGGCCGGCGTGAAGCCGCGGCAGCTGGTGCTGGTGGTATCGGATGAGGATGGGGTGCGGTATGTGGATGTGCGCTGA
- a CDS encoding HAD family hydrolase, protein MRIRALTLDLDDTLWPVLPALERADLELDAYLRQHYPDVARAWPIPAMRALRAQVAQERVDLAHDFTAQRHLTMQRAFAACGLHDAPLDVLWDIYFTARNSVELYADSLPALERITATHPVASLTNGNADLDMIGIRAHFSHHVCARDTGVAKPDPRIFVAAAERLGVVPEEILHVGDDPVLDVVGARDAGLKTAWINRTRVAWPEELGPAPDLDLADMTALADWLEGQER, encoded by the coding sequence TTGCGCATCCGCGCACTCACGCTGGACCTGGACGACACGCTCTGGCCGGTGCTTCCCGCGCTGGAGCGTGCGGACCTCGAGCTGGACGCCTATCTGCGCCAGCATTACCCCGACGTCGCGCGCGCCTGGCCCATCCCGGCCATGCGCGCGCTGCGCGCCCAGGTGGCGCAGGAGCGCGTCGACCTGGCCCACGATTTCACCGCCCAGCGCCATCTGACCATGCAGCGCGCCTTCGCCGCCTGCGGCCTGCACGACGCTCCGCTGGACGTGCTGTGGGACATCTACTTCACCGCGCGCAACAGCGTGGAGCTGTACGCCGACAGCCTGCCGGCCCTTGAGCGCATCACCGCGACCCACCCGGTCGCCAGCCTGACCAACGGCAACGCCGACCTGGACATGATCGGCATCCGCGCCCACTTCTCGCACCACGTCTGCGCCCGCGACACCGGCGTGGCCAAGCCCGACCCACGCATCTTCGTCGCCGCGGCGGAACGGCTGGGCGTGGTGCCGGAGGAGATTCTTCATGTGGGGGACGATCCGGTGTTGGACGTCGTTGGTGCGAGGGATGCCGGACTGAAGACGGCTTGGATCAACCGCACGCGGGTTGCGTGGCCTGAAGAGCTTGGCCCTGCGCCGGATCTGGATCTGGCGGATATGACGGCGCTGGCGGATTGGTTGGAGGGGCAAGAGCGGTGA
- a CDS encoding M1 family metallopeptidase — translation MPTLRSRLLTLGLAALLGNHAAFAADTSAKDQPPLSEQTQRSGGMLPAEQKRLNFDHAELHFAVDTTKQTLDATARLTFSARERADALLLDLDPNLKISSITLDGKALPAGAWSNPDGRLRISLTKPLAKGERTTVDIHYGGKPHVAKRAPWDGGFVWAKTDDGQPWVATAVEGEGCDLFWPCIDHPMGKPDLVDTYITVPKSLAAPGNGTLVEITDEGANHTYHWRAKHPTTYAISLNIGPFDVLKGDYKSRYGNTIPMQMWYLRGHEAQAKQLFGEFPRMLDFFEEQIGPYPFGDEKMGVVETPHLGMEHQTINAYGNGYPRSEFGFDWLLQHEFSHEWFGNQVTNADWDDMWIHEGFGTYMQPLYGQYLYGDMPYFAMLQTERTQVKNAFPIVAGRSQFEHEVYDAGHGPANDIYYKGSLMLHTLRQMIGDKAFFETVRRLVYGRPDPKPGNFAPHYATTRDYIDIVKQVTGKDLRWFFDVYLYEAALPSLEVKHEGDALSLHWKVPHDKPFPMPVEVQVGDAMHTLPMTNGSGTLAAPAGALVIVDPRSKVLRDLPHMAEFQQWKKEQAEKKMKAEKKG, via the coding sequence ATGCCGACCCTTCGCTCCCGCCTGCTTACCTTGGGCCTCGCTGCGCTGCTGGGCAACCATGCGGCCTTTGCCGCCGACACGTCCGCCAAGGACCAGCCACCGCTGAGCGAGCAGACCCAGCGCTCCGGCGGCATGCTGCCGGCCGAGCAGAAGCGGCTGAACTTCGATCACGCCGAGCTGCATTTCGCCGTGGACACGACCAAGCAGACGCTGGACGCCACCGCGCGGCTGACGTTCAGCGCGCGCGAACGTGCGGATGCATTGCTGCTGGACCTGGACCCGAACCTCAAGATCAGCAGCATCACGCTGGACGGCAAGGCGCTTCCGGCTGGCGCCTGGAGCAATCCTGACGGCCGCCTGCGGATTTCCCTGACAAAGCCCCTGGCGAAAGGCGAACGGACCACCGTGGACATCCACTACGGCGGCAAGCCGCACGTCGCCAAGCGCGCGCCATGGGACGGTGGCTTCGTGTGGGCCAAGACGGACGACGGCCAGCCGTGGGTCGCCACGGCGGTGGAAGGCGAAGGCTGCGACCTGTTCTGGCCGTGCATCGATCACCCGATGGGCAAGCCGGACCTAGTGGATACGTACATCACCGTGCCCAAGTCGCTGGCCGCGCCGGGCAACGGCACGCTGGTGGAGATCACGGACGAGGGCGCGAACCACACGTATCACTGGCGTGCGAAGCATCCGACCACTTATGCCATCTCGCTCAACATCGGCCCGTTCGACGTGCTGAAGGGCGACTACAAGAGCCGCTACGGCAACACCATCCCGATGCAGATGTGGTACCTGCGCGGGCATGAGGCGCAGGCGAAGCAGCTGTTCGGCGAGTTCCCGCGCATGCTGGATTTCTTCGAGGAGCAGATCGGCCCGTATCCGTTCGGCGACGAGAAGATGGGCGTGGTGGAGACGCCGCACCTGGGCATGGAACACCAGACCATCAATGCGTACGGCAACGGTTATCCGCGCAGCGAGTTCGGTTTCGACTGGCTGCTGCAGCACGAGTTCTCGCATGAGTGGTTCGGCAACCAGGTGACCAATGCCGACTGGGACGACATGTGGATCCACGAGGGCTTCGGCACGTACATGCAACCGCTGTACGGGCAGTACCTCTACGGCGACATGCCCTACTTCGCGATGCTGCAGACCGAGCGCACGCAGGTGAAGAACGCGTTCCCGATCGTGGCCGGCCGCAGCCAGTTCGAGCACGAGGTGTACGACGCCGGGCATGGGCCGGCCAACGACATCTACTACAAGGGCTCGCTGATGCTGCATACGCTGCGGCAGATGATCGGCGACAAGGCCTTCTTCGAGACCGTGCGCCGGCTGGTGTATGGGCGCCCGGACCCGAAGCCGGGCAACTTCGCGCCGCATTACGCGACCACGCGCGACTACATCGACATCGTCAAGCAGGTCACGGGCAAGGACCTGCGCTGGTTCTTCGACGTGTACCTGTACGAGGCGGCGCTGCCGTCGCTGGAAGTGAAGCACGAGGGCGACGCGCTCTCGCTGCATTGGAAGGTGCCGCACGACAAGCCGTTCCCGATGCCGGTGGAGGTGCAGGTGGGCGACGCCATGCACACGCTGCCGATGACCAACGGCAGCGGCACGCTGGCGGCGCCGGCCGGGGCGCTGGTGATTGTCGACCCGCGCAGCAAGGTGCTGCGCGATCTGCCGCATATGGCGGAATTCCAGCAGTGGAAGAAGGAACAGGCGGAAAAGAAGATGAAGGCGGAGAAGAAGGGCTGA
- a CDS encoding DUF559 domain-containing protein, with protein sequence MHYLRRQLDRRRDQCVQAERHLWLALQSEEMVRYRFRRHHLIAGYLVDMVCIPGRLIVEIEDGRVQAAPSYHSARTVMLESKGFRLRRFRSEDVLLRKQRVLADIWRELGRFSHAPRMVSM encoded by the coding sequence ATGCACTACCTACGCCGCCAGCTCGACCGCCGCCGCGATCAATGCGTCCAGGCCGAGCGCCATCTGTGGCTGGCCCTGCAGAGCGAGGAAATGGTCCGCTACCGGTTTCGCCGCCATCACCTGATCGCCGGCTACCTGGTCGACATGGTCTGCATCCCCGGCCGACTGATCGTGGAGATCGAAGACGGTCGCGTGCAGGCCGCCCCGTCCTACCACTCCGCCCGCACCGTCATGCTGGAAAGCAAAGGCTTCCGCCTGCGCCGTTTTCGAAGCGAGGACGTGCTGCTGCGCAAGCAGCGCGTGCTGGCGGACATCTGGCGCGAACTCGGGCGATTCAGCCATGCCCCTCGCATGGTCTCCATGTGA
- a CDS encoding leucyl aminopeptidase family protein, with translation MSLIERKAGDRQSIAIETTDATRLAATKKRLSAAQRRWLEQSGFEGAPGTFALVADASGKLERVVAGVDAADALNAIAHLPRALPEGNYHLADEGVLADKAQAALGWALGAYEFTRYRKAKRAPAKLAVPAAELKALAPLVEATAQVRDLVNTPTEDMGPKQLAEAVSQLGKAYKAKVREWVGDELLKDNFPTIHAVGRASHRAPRLVELTWGKQGDPKVAVIGKGVCFDTGGLDLKPADGMRWMKKDMGGAAHAIALARLIMEAKLPVRLTLLIPAVENAVSGNALRPGEVIVTRGGHSVEIDNTDAEGRLVLCDALAYAGEQQPELIIDFATLTGAARVALGPDLPALFANRDELAEQALAAGRATNDPLWRLPLWRPYRKMLESYIADFANSGASRHAGAITAALYLERFVSDNTPWLHLDTYAWNDGDRPGRPRGGEAMGLRAMFALLQQRYARG, from the coding sequence ATGTCCCTGATCGAACGCAAAGCCGGCGACCGCCAGAGCATCGCCATCGAAACCACCGACGCCACTCGTCTGGCCGCCACGAAAAAGCGCCTGAGCGCCGCGCAACGGCGGTGGCTGGAGCAGAGCGGGTTCGAAGGCGCGCCGGGCACGTTCGCGCTGGTGGCGGACGCCAGCGGCAAGCTGGAACGCGTGGTGGCCGGCGTGGATGCGGCGGATGCGCTGAACGCGATCGCCCACCTGCCCCGCGCGCTGCCGGAAGGCAACTATCACCTCGCCGACGAAGGCGTGCTCGCCGACAAGGCGCAGGCTGCGCTGGGCTGGGCGCTGGGCGCGTATGAGTTCACCCGCTACCGCAAGGCGAAGCGGGCGCCGGCGAAGCTTGCCGTGCCGGCCGCGGAGCTGAAAGCGCTGGCACCGCTGGTGGAAGCCACCGCGCAGGTGCGCGACCTGGTGAATACGCCGACCGAGGACATGGGCCCGAAGCAGCTCGCCGAGGCGGTGAGCCAGCTGGGCAAGGCGTACAAGGCCAAGGTGCGCGAGTGGGTCGGCGACGAGCTGTTGAAGGACAACTTTCCCACCATCCACGCTGTGGGCCGCGCCAGCCATCGCGCGCCGCGCCTGGTCGAGCTGACCTGGGGCAAGCAAGGCGACCCGAAGGTGGCCGTGATCGGCAAGGGCGTGTGCTTCGACACCGGCGGCCTGGATCTGAAGCCGGCGGACGGCATGCGCTGGATGAAGAAGGACATGGGCGGCGCCGCGCACGCGATCGCGCTGGCGCGCCTGATCATGGAGGCGAAGCTGCCGGTGCGCCTGACGCTGTTGATTCCCGCCGTGGAAAACGCGGTGAGCGGCAACGCACTGCGCCCAGGCGAGGTGATCGTCACGCGCGGCGGCCATAGCGTGGAAATCGACAACACCGACGCCGAGGGCCGCCTGGTGCTGTGCGACGCGCTGGCGTACGCGGGCGAGCAGCAGCCCGAGCTGATCATCGACTTCGCCACGCTCACCGGCGCGGCGCGCGTGGCGCTGGGGCCGGACCTGCCGGCGCTGTTCGCCAACCGCGACGAGCTGGCGGAACAGGCGCTGGCCGCCGGCCGCGCGACGAACGATCCGCTATGGCGCCTGCCGTTGTGGCGGCCGTACCGGAAGATGCTGGAGTCGTATATCGCCGACTTCGCCAACAGCGGCGCGTCGCGCCATGCGGGCGCGATCACCGCGGCGCTGTATCTGGAACGCTTCGTGTCGGACAACACGCCCTGGCTGCACCTGGATACGTACGCGTGGAACGACGGCGACCGCCCCGGCCGCCCGCGCGGCGGCGAGGCGATGGGCCTGCGCGCGATGTTCGCGTTGCTGCAGCAAAGGTACGCACGCGGCTGA
- a CDS encoding adenosylcobalamin-dependent ribonucleoside-diphosphate reductase — protein MSTLRAPAVGPEINRDGTAMIPLQPASYDIWDKKYRLKAKTGEPVDGSVDETYQRVARALSDVEATPELREHWFERFLWALRRGAIPAGRITSNAGALEHKPATSTINCTVSGTIHDSMDDILEKVHEAGLTLKAGCGIGYEFSTLRPRGAYVSGAGAYTSGPLSFMDIYDKMCFTVSSAGGRRGAQMGTFDVAHPDVKEFIRAKREDGRLRQFNLSLLVTDGFMQAVEHDQDWPLVFPVHVKEQAEVDLEDAAQVVWREWPTHQNYVSREDGLVACKIYGHIRARHLWDMIMVSTYDYAEPGFILIDKVNEMNNNWWCEHIRATNPCGEQPLPPYGSCLLGSINLTTFVRDPFGPKARFDWDEYREVVKVFTRMLDNVVEINGLPLEQQRNEILSKRRHGMGFLGLGSTITMLKMRYGNPDAVAFTEDVSREMAVAGWEVALELAKEKGPAPILAQEFTVTGDMLRKRPEMAADGWKVGDAIPGRVLHAKYSRYMQRVASVAPNLVAELAETGARFTHHSSIAPTGTISLSLANNASNGIEPSFAHHYSRNVIREGRKTKEKVEVYSYELLAYRALINASAMPFTDDPQAKLPEYFVAADDITPKEHVDIQAASQKWIDSSISKTANVPTDYPYEDFKDIYFYAYKQGLKGCTTFRFNPAAFQGVLVKEADLENTLYRFELEDGSVIELKGNEEVEYDGELHTAANLFDALKEGYYGKF, from the coding sequence ATGAGCACTTTGCGTGCACCAGCCGTGGGTCCGGAAATCAATCGCGATGGCACTGCCATGATCCCGCTGCAGCCAGCGTCCTACGACATCTGGGACAAGAAGTACCGACTGAAGGCCAAGACCGGCGAACCGGTCGACGGCAGCGTCGACGAAACCTACCAGCGCGTCGCGCGCGCGCTGTCCGACGTGGAAGCCACGCCGGAACTGCGCGAACACTGGTTCGAGCGCTTCCTGTGGGCGCTGCGCCGTGGCGCCATCCCCGCCGGCCGCATCACCTCCAACGCAGGCGCGCTGGAGCACAAGCCGGCCACGTCCACCATCAACTGCACCGTGTCGGGCACCATCCATGACTCCATGGACGACATCCTGGAGAAGGTGCACGAGGCGGGCCTCACCCTGAAGGCCGGCTGCGGCATCGGCTACGAGTTCAGCACGCTGCGCCCGCGCGGCGCGTACGTCTCGGGCGCCGGCGCCTACACCAGCGGCCCGCTGTCCTTCATGGATATCTACGACAAGATGTGCTTCACCGTGTCGTCCGCCGGCGGCCGCCGCGGCGCGCAGATGGGCACGTTCGACGTCGCCCATCCGGACGTCAAGGAATTCATCCGCGCCAAGCGCGAAGACGGCCGCCTGCGCCAGTTCAACCTTAGCCTGCTCGTCACCGACGGCTTCATGCAGGCCGTGGAGCACGACCAGGACTGGCCGCTGGTCTTCCCGGTGCACGTGAAGGAACAGGCCGAGGTCGACCTGGAAGACGCCGCCCAGGTCGTCTGGCGCGAGTGGCCCACCCACCAGAACTATGTCTCCCGCGAGGACGGCCTGGTCGCCTGCAAGATCTACGGCCACATCCGCGCCCGCCACCTGTGGGACATGATCATGGTCTCGACGTACGACTACGCCGAGCCCGGGTTCATCCTGATCGACAAGGTCAACGAGATGAACAACAACTGGTGGTGCGAGCACATCCGCGCCACCAACCCCTGCGGCGAGCAGCCCCTGCCGCCGTACGGCTCGTGCCTGCTCGGCTCGATCAACCTCACCACCTTCGTGCGCGATCCCTTCGGCCCCAAGGCCCGCTTCGACTGGGACGAATACCGCGAAGTGGTGAAGGTGTTCACCCGCATGCTCGACAACGTGGTGGAGATCAACGGCCTGCCGCTGGAACAGCAGCGCAACGAGATCCTCTCCAAGCGCCGCCACGGCATGGGCTTCCTGGGCTTAGGGTCCACCATCACCATGCTCAAGATGCGCTACGGCAACCCCGACGCCGTGGCCTTCACCGAGGACGTCTCCCGCGAGATGGCCGTGGCCGGCTGGGAAGTGGCGCTGGAACTGGCCAAGGAAAAGGGCCCCGCGCCCATCCTGGCCCAGGAGTTCACCGTCACCGGCGACATGCTGCGCAAGCGCCCGGAAATGGCCGCCGACGGCTGGAAGGTGGGCGACGCCATCCCCGGCCGCGTGCTGCACGCCAAGTACAGCCGCTACATGCAGCGCGTGGCCTCGGTGGCGCCCAACCTGGTGGCTGAGCTCGCCGAGACCGGTGCCCGCTTCACCCACCACAGCTCCATCGCGCCCACCGGCACCATCTCGCTCTCGCTCGCCAACAACGCCAGCAACGGCATCGAGCCGAGCTTCGCCCACCACTATTCGCGCAATGTCATTCGCGAAGGCCGCAAGACCAAGGAAAAGGTCGAGGTGTACAGCTACGAGCTGCTCGCCTACCGCGCCCTCATCAATGCCAGCGCCATGCCGTTCACCGACGACCCCCAGGCCAAGCTGCCGGAATACTTCGTCGCCGCCGACGACATCACGCCCAAAGAGCACGTGGATATCCAGGCCGCCTCGCAGAAATGGATCGATTCCTCGATCTCCAAGACCGCGAACGTGCCCACCGACTATCCGTACGAAGATTTCAAGGACATCTACTTCTACGCCTACAAACAGGGCCTCAAGGGCTGCACCACCTTCCGCTTCAACCCTGCCGCATTCCAGGGCGTGCTCGTGAAGGAAGCCGATCTTGAGAACACCCTCTACCGCTTCGAATTGGAAGACGGTAGCGTTATCGAACTGAAAGGCAATGAAGAAGTGGAATACGACGGGGAGCTGCATACCGCCGCAAACCTCTTTGATGCCTTGAAGGAAGGCTATTACGGCAAGTTCTGA